Sequence from the Ziziphus jujuba cultivar Dongzao chromosome 9, ASM3175591v1 genome:
AGTCTAGGATAAAAGGGCTTGAAGACAAAATTCTGTGGCTTTAAGGTCAAGAGCCAATTTCAGAAAGCTTGAATGAAGAAAAGCTTATGCAGTGGGAATTGAATAAGTGGAGTAAGAGAGCGGAAATCCTTTGGAAACAGAAATCTAGGGAACTGTGGCTCGTTGCAGGGAACAGAAATTCAAAGTTCTTCCATGCTTTGACGATGGCCAATAGAAGAACGATATTCATTCCATCTTTGAAAGATAGCAGAGGAGTGTGGAGGGAGTCTAGAGAAGAAATCAATTCCTTGCTGATAGAAGAATTCACCAATCTTTACAAAGCAGACCAGATCAGAAGGAGTGAAAGGTTAGGCGAGTTCATTCTCTGCTGCAtcttaagaaaacaaaatactGCTGTAGAGGCCATTCCATCTGATCGAGAAATCTGGACAGTGGTGAAAAATATGAATCAAACTAAAGCACAAGGACCGGATGGCATGCCTGCATTATTCTTTCAAAAGTATTGAAGCATAGTGGGTGGGGATGTAGTTAGAATGGTTCAGAATGTCTTCCGCTCTGGTTGCTGCTAAAGGACATTAATCGATCAATTTGTAGTTCTGATTCTGAAGATTAATGGTGCCTTGGAATTTAGGCACCTCCGACCTATTAGCCTTTGCAATATGGTgtacaaaatcattttaaaaatcattgcGGATAGAATTAAAGCAGCCCTTACGAATATCATTTTCCAAAACCAATCGACCTTCGTGCTGGGGAGGTGGATTGGAGAAAATGTCATTTTGGCAAATGAGGTGATACACTTTATGTCTCGTAAAAAAAGGCTAAAAGGGATAGTGGTGTTTAAGATAGCATGTAGAAGGCATATGATAAAGCTGACTAGGTAGTATTAACTAGAATTCTCCTTCTCTTCGGCTTCTTGGACAAATTCGTTAAATTAGTTCTCAATTATATTTTGTCTGTTTCCATGGAATTGCTGCTGAATGGGAGCATTTTTGGTAAAATGCCTATAAACATAGGTCTTCGACAAGGAGACTCAATGTCTCCTTTTCTATTTATCATTATGGTCGAATTGTTGTCCAGGTTGCTGTTTAAGTGGGAGGATGACACAAAGTTTAATGGGGTGAAGATAGGCCTGACATCTCCATCAATTTCTTACCTTCTCTTTGCCAATGACATTCTAATTTTTTGCATAGCCAAcgtgaaaaaaagttaaaaatgtcCAAAGGTGTCTTCAGCTCTACTGCAAATGGACAGGACAAGGTTTTAATAGAGAGAAATTAAGATGCTTCTTTTCTCAAAATGTTTCAGCTAAAAGCAGAGCTAGTATCAAAAAGTGCCTAGGAATGAAAGAATTGGATAAGAAGACAAAACACCTAGGGTTTCCTCTCTTTGTGGAGAAGAACAATATGCTGACTTTCGAAGAGTTGAGAAGGAAAAAGGAGGCCAAATTTATTGGATGGAAAACCAAACTTCTATCCCAGCTAGGAAGAGTTACCTTCGTCACGCATGTGGCAAATTTGGTGCCTGTTTATTCCATATCGTCTTTCTTACTTCCCAAAGGCTGGTGTGACAATTTGGAAAAAATAGCCAGAGCCTTTCTTTGGAGGAATGACATTCAAGCTTCGAGAGGACTCGTACCAATAGCTTGGAGAAAAGTGTGTCAGCCTAAAGCAATAGGGGGTCTTGGAATCAGGAAGCTGTGGAGTTTCAATAAGGCCTTGGTAGCTAAAATTGGTTGGTATTTAATTGCTAAAGAGAATAAATTGTGGGTAAAGGCTCTAAAGGCCAAATATTTCCCCCACTCTTCTTTCTTGAATTGCAAGAAGAAATCTAGATGTTCTTGGTTCTGGGTGTGTGTTTTAAAGTAAGGAAAGGGGACTCGGTGAATTTTTGGGAGGACTCTTGAATCCCAAACTTACCTGGATTTCTTCCAAAGCCTAAAAAAACATTGCTAGAGACTTCGGCATGATCAACTCCCTTAACCTGGAGAATGGGGACTGGGATGGTGAGAAACTAGATCGGTTGTTTGACCAAGTGTTTGTTAAGACTATCAAAGAGATGTTTTGGCTAAAGGAAGACCAAGAAGATAGTTTAATTTGGACAAAAACAAAGTCTGGGATGTTTACTGTAAGATCAGCTTATAAAGTGGAAGAGGAAACcgaaaaaaagtttgaaaattggTGGAGGGTTCTATGGAATAGCCCACTTCATGAAGGAATGAAGTTCTTCTTATGGAAATTAGCAAACTCAGGCCTCCTGGTGGTCTCTAATCTTGTGAGCAGTGGATAATGTAGAATGTATCCACGGGTGTCAGCATATTGATAGCGAATGTCATCTATTCTTTCATTGTGAAATGGCTAAAAGAGTATGGTTTGCAAGCCTATGGGATGTCAGATAGGACCAAACAGGTTGTATGGAtctcttttctttccttaaCTGTATAATTAGCAGCGGAAGTTACTTGTCAGTGATAGCAAGAGACGATAGAGGTAAGGTGCCTTAAATCCATGCTTTCAAATCCAAAATGTCAATCCTTGAAGTGGCAGAACTAGAAGCAATTTGGAAGGCGCTGGAGCTGGCCAAGATGCAGGAGTGGCCTAATGTCATTATAAAATCGGATGCTCTTAGTGTGATCAATGTAGTGAACAAGAGGGAGAGTTCTGCACTTCATTGGGCTTCTGGAAAATTCTTTAGTGATATTTTGATGtacttttctaattttgttAACTTAAACTTTGTATGGTCTCCTAAGTCAGCGAATAGGTTAGCTTACTCTATTTGTAAATGGGTGGCAACTTAAGCTTTTCGTGGCTTTATAGAACCAGACTGATTGTCTCTAGCTATTTTGGACATTATGACACAGGAGAGCATACCTGAAAAAGTCTCCTGTGTCTAGGCTGTGTTGATTGAGCCTTCTCTTTTGGTTTCAATGAatcctattttaaaaaaaagaaaaaaaaaaggaaaaaaaaaaaaaagagaacccCATTCACGTTTAAACAGTGTAATTGAGATTTTACTATGTACCATAATTTAACTCCATTTAGCAGCTAGAAAAAACAATATGTTGGCTCATTTAGCAGTTAGATGGGGCCTTTTGAATGACTATCATGgtcatatttccttttttttcaatttccaatCAATTTGTAGAAGTGATGATTCAAAAAAATGGCATGCAAACTATATTCTGAATCAGTGGCAACATGTCTGCtcttatacttttaaaaaatcctaaaaattgtcattttaagtaaaatatatagatCGATTAAAATTTGACTAACAAATGGACTAAaagtgaaatataaataaaactaaaagtaccttcttcttttttttttttttttaaggtgaaTAAACTGAAAGTACCATGGGTAAAATGTTTCGGAATAGATTTTTGCATTTGTAAAGTGAAATCTAGAACAAACGGaggtaaaataaattatttaaaaaaaatgaaaaagaaaaactgaaaaTGTATTGTACTTGGGCCGTGGCCCATGGTTGTTCAAAGCGACTCAAGGCTCAGAGTAAAAGTTCGGGTTTTACCCGCCCAAGGTAAGAATTCGATTAGGAGGACGATGCGCAAGGCGCTCCCGGTATACTTTCTCAAATTAGGGTTTTGACTGTCCTATAAGTtaggtttttctctttctctctccaaaTCTAAAATTCGTATCCTCTGCGACTGTCTTTTATCTGTGTATACTTTGCGAGCAACAAAAAATGGGACACTCCAACGTGTGGAACTCTCACCCAAAGAACTACGGTCCCGGTTCACGCACCTGGTAAGGGTTTTCGGATTTTTCTCACTTTCTGTTTGGTTGGCTAGAAAATTGGCAAAAGAAACGAGTAAATTCTTTCACGCTGTGATTCTGAAATCTCCATTAGATAAACTTGTAGTTTGATCTATATTATAGGTCTTCGTTTTGCTCGAATCTTCAAACATCTATGCTTCTATTATCTAATTAGGCTTCAAAAATAAGATGCTAAaatatgttttagtttgatttcgtttatctttttctttgtgTTACCGTCTAGATATTGAATAGCATGAAATAAATGTCACTTTATTCCTCTAAATGTTTAgacttttatttgattaattaaaaattgtccccaaaaaaaaaaaatatatatatatatatattaatgatgattttgacAAATGCAACGTGTTTTAGATAGCATAATGTGAGATGGTCTATTCCATTATTCATTAGAAAATACTCCTTGAAATGATAGAACAGAACATAAACATTGCAAAAATCTTCAACATTTGATATCTTACTTTCTTCGTACCACGAaagtaagaagaaaaaataaaaaaggttttgtagcttatatatttgaaataaattgtaTTGGACTGTCGACCTATCATCTTTGCGTCGCAATGAGATTACATATGTGTATtcatatctatgtatatattgcTATTTGCTTgacattttagtatttttggCTTTGGGTGATCTCCATTGCATATTACTGTCTTTCTGACTTGATGAGAAACTTgaagctttttttctttctctacttttaaaagaaaattaatcgTTTTCTTTTGCATTGTGAACCTTTTAGTTTGTTGATGAGTTACaagattaatttttctttaatgagttgcaggaagagagagagagagagaggaggagagagagagagcggggaggggggggggggggaggtgAAGGGGGAAGAAAAGCATAGCTCCTTTTTGGTTCTTCATTAGTTCCTCTATGAAAATTTATAGTAGAGTAAGATAGTAATGGGTGATGGAGGCCACCAAAAGCCAATTttgctaaaatattaatttatatcatCTCATTACTCTGTTTGGTAAATGagcaaatctttcatctcattACTTTGTTTGGTTAATGAGCAAATCTTTTATGTTCATTCTCAAATGTTCAAAGATAAAGCTGTAGTCTGTCTTTATTAAATTCTTTGTTATGCTATTTGAACAGGCAATAGGTAAATAATGTAAATCTTCAAACATATACACTACTTGTCAGTTATCTAATTACATTGATTAGATAATTGAGTGCTTAAAAAATAAGATGCtaaatatgtttatgtttgaATTCATTCATCTTTTACGTTTGTTGTTTCGTAGAATCAATCAAGCAATATAACTGGCTAGATATTGGAAATTGTTTATCCTTAGCAAGTATTCAAAAACTCAAATTGAGCTAAGATATTTGCTGCCCTTTTTGTTCGATAAATTAAGAGGTGTCTAGAAGGTGGGTtacttttttttgataaaatcagAATCTGGGTTGCTTGTTACATGTTTCTCACTTATGCTATGGTTATGCTCTGTAGTGAAATGTTGCTAGAAGCATACTAACGCTGAGATTGAGATTTTTGCATTTGTCGTAAAagaagtcatttttttttttgtttaattgtatGGAGCTAAGATATCTGCATGCccttttgtttgtttaatttaagAGGCTTCTAGAAGCTGGATTCCTACAAGCATCCAAAAACTTAGATTGAGATTTTTGCCCcttctttttttgctttctttttcttttttttttttttttggtgtgtgtgcgcgcgcacTCGCGTGTAAAAgtagtcttcttctttttgttgttttgtatgGACATAAAAAATTTGCCTGCCCTTTTGTTTGATAAATTAAGAGGTGTCTAGAAGCTGGCTTAGTTGTTTCTCATCTATGCTATGGTTATGCTTATTATAAACTGTCCCTGGAAGTTTGTGAACTGATTTTCATTGtgtattttctttcattttgatAGTCGTGTGTGTGGGAACCCACATGGATTGATTCGGAAGTATGGTATCATGTGTTGCAGACAGTGCTTCCGTAGTAATGCCAAGGAAATTGGCTTCATTAAGGTATGTATTTGACAGCTCTGGCCAATAATTGCTATCTAACTCTATAGActgatatttttctttgttatgtattattatttttgcagtaCCGTTAAATAATTCAAATCTTCTTGCAACTTCAAGTTCGAGATCCTAGGAGATTGATGTTTTGTCCAAAGGATGATCGTATCAGGAATTTCAAATTCAGTTGATCCTTGAAgagatattttttgttttaagttgaCCTAATGCTAAAAGCtgaattatttgtttgattttgattcAATGGAATCACTGAATTGAAGTTAATTCAtgttctctttgttttctccaACTTCTTCATAGCTTTCCTTAAGTTTTCTTATATTGTTGTTGCAACTTGAAACCGAGTCATGTAAAGGTCAGTTGCCCATTGGAAATTTTCCCTTAATATTACGATTCTGGTTTGATTTATGTGCTATAGTCATAAGTTTTTCCATTTCTATGCAACTGAAGTTCTGGATTCAGTTTCTATGATCAGTAAACCGGAAGCCTGTGAAAATGCATGTTTTCCCTCGAAGTGGTGTTGAAATGGTGCTATGCTTGAAGATTTGGGCTTGTTTGTTTCAAATTGGGTTCGGACATTTGAAATAATGCACCTGTGCATATTTGATTTGGATGGATCATGTTGTGTTGAAGTATCGAAATCATTGGGGTTCtaactatatattaatttgattgATAAACAAGAACCCAAGTTGgcatttgatttgatttaattaCCTGGGATCCTAATCTAGGAAGAGTAACAGTCACCGAATTTTGTGCCATTATAGCAAAAACAAACTGAAAAGGACATGAAAACTTTAGCCAACTGCTTTGTTCTCCTAATCCCACTGAATTGACAAAATAATGAATATAGAACTGTACGGTTGTCGGTGCAAGGTTTTGCTCAGAGGGAGAGATCTGTAAGGCTTTGTTACTATGATGGAAAGTCAATTTATTTGCATTtatccacccaaaaaataaaaataaaaaatgaaagtcaATCTACATGCTTTAAGTCCTCTCTTAGTATTGGGACCCCCCGTATAATTTGGAACTAGACCCTACAATATTAGCCACACCATAATTGCCCCACAATCTAAGATGATTAGGTTTAGGTTGGCCAGATCACCAACTGTTGGGGGTGTGGGCTTCCTTTTACTGGCCGTAATAATTTTTATCGTAttccataaaacaaaaatcataacTTTGTAATTTCTTAATTGGTGTGCGACTTTGTCAGGTCAAaagagtaataataacaataataataaaaagaaaaaaaagggaaataaaaaatgacattGTTTTGGAATAACTGACTTAGTCTCtataattcacaaaaaaataaataaataaacaatgacAAACATCACCTAatgaataatgaaaatttaagtTGAATAACAttgaggtgaaaaaaaaaaaaatgatatcggaaaattaattttggaataaTTTATATGTTCAACAAGCTATGCAGATGAGAGTATTAAATAGGAGGAGTTAGGGTTCAATTATGAAAGTTGTTTGTATTTCCCATCAATCCCTCTTAAAGGAAAGAAACGTAAAGAGGCATAGACGTCAAGTAATTATCTCAGTATATATGAAATGGCTTTTGCCTAATGAAGACAATCTTTCATTTGGGGAGGGGTTTTAACAGTCTTAGTCATTTCTTAAATTTATAGGCGAAAGGAATCTGCCTAGTTTGTAGATATATAGCCTACTATTTTGTTTGCAACTACTCAATCCCAAAAAACTTGTGGAACCAAAATCATACAAGAACAAGAGCTAACAGAAATGAAATGACTTTATGTTTTGATACTAACTTGAGAATTTCCTATTATTGTCTGTTACTAGTGTTTAATGTCCTCTTAGATACCCCATGGATcaaattttctgtttttattttttattttttcatttttttatattgaaataggAAAATTCTTATTCGGGATGATTATTTGTGAAAACTATTCTTATAAGAATAAATTAGAACATATCAATCCAATTCATAATGTGATCTTAAATAGGAAAATCTAGAGTCTTGTATGTTCAGAAATTATAGAAACACATTTTTcgaatgcatatatatatatataataaattttcaactaTATATGGTTATATGTTGATGTAAATACAAAACAATTGAACTGTGATTCACATTTGCAGATTTTAAAACTCAATTTACATGTGAAaactcaataatatatatataaaaatatagtattaAACACATAACGAAACTATAATGAGGTACAGTTTTATAATGTTCAAAAATACAAAAGATATTGTTGCAAAACAGACAAAAAAGATAGGGTATTAGTGTGTTATACCCTTTTAAACATGTGGGAAGTTTGACCAAGTAATatttagttgttatttatgttctcaaattttatatatgttgcagGTTTTCAGGCTGTTGAAAACTGAAAGGCTCTTAAAAGAGCCAACACATTTCTCTGActgctttaaaaaaataataaaaataaaataaatttttttaacaaaaagctTAGTATctgaatcccaaaaaaaaaaaaaaaaaaaaaaaaaagaataaaaaactacaAAACACCTCTATGTAATGTACCTGCTCAACAATCCCATTTCACCAACCAGCTCCTTAGCTAATATTTTCTTCTCCTCAAAGCTATTTTCGAAATCCCTTTGTTTTATTGCTCTCAATTTCTAGACTCGATACACTTCTCTTTGTCCTTCAAAATCACAGAAAATTCAAAATGACAAAATATCTTTTCCTCTCCACATCACCAGGCATTTAATGAAATGGTTGCGGTATaccaaatttataaaatctaaatattacattttgatacctttaatttttatttaggcTATTAATTTACACTTTAttgcatattgaaaaatatttaacttttaatcaacaaaatttaaTGACCGTCTCCTATGCAATCACATAGGtaatattacaaatatattaaattccaaactaaaaatattaaagtgtaaaattctaaaaattagaaTGAATTTAAATacccttttaattttaaagttttgcacttttaatatcttttattttttaaaaattgcacTTTGATATCCACGAGCAATTCACATGGAATGATGGTATATGCTCCATTAGTCAAAAAAGCAAAACACGGTTCAATTTGCAACAAGTTGTTAATTGATAGCTAAAATTGTAACTTTTGTAAATTAACAGCAAAAATTTTTGAGAATACAAAAATCCAAGAATCCCAAATTTGAAAGTGTGGCTGTACTTAGCGATGGTCAGGAGTTCAAAGTCCCCATCCTCAGTTTGTACAGAgaaaaaaatgtcaaatatgaattttataatattttgtaacttgttatttattgatatattttgttGAGTTTTTAATTAACCTTTgataatgtttgtgtttttggatttctgttttcaattttcttttcttttttttttttttgtttttatttcctcgaagattttactaaaaaattgtgtttaattggcttatattttaaatagtagttagattttttttaccTATAATTATAAGCTtacggaaaaagaaaaagaaaaagaaaaaaaaaaaaagaacagaaacaCTTTAATTGAAAACCATTATTAAACTGTTTTCACTAAATTCATTTCGATAAATATTTTGCCTGTTGTCATATTATAAATAACTGTCATAATAGCCATTTATCATCATATATTGCTTAATCtctcaaataaaaaagaaaaaagaaaacctgaACAATAAACCTACTATTTGAAGtcagtcaaatttaaatttattttatttgttttcagaaTAATGATATCTCACTAAAGCCAACCGACACTATCTAATCAATTGTTCTGTCATTGCTACATGGTTATTTAAGGTTTACTATTCAGTTAATTATGTTAAAGACAAGAGTTAATCAACCCTTTTCTCTTTTGTCATTGATTCCTAATCTATATTAATCTAAATCACTGTCGCTTTAGACAAATAAAtagttctaaaaaaaaaaaaatcaatatcctATGTGATAACAAGTTGTCTTCCcctacaatattttatttacaaagaaaaaaaaatttataaattatatatcaataaaatttaaaactcaGAAAGGAATTGTATGAGtagtttgtttttctctttcaagATATAATTTCAATATCTTGGATACTAAGGAACCATAAAATAGAATTGCAACTCCGTCAGtgtcaaatattatatattttacagaTTTCAAAACATGTACATTTTTGCTAACCCAAAGACTATACGTAGCTACAAAATAGTcacattttttgttta
This genomic interval carries:
- the LOC132799392 gene encoding uncharacterized protein LOC132799392; this encodes MEMVNSFSFKMDYRGGSGLESQRKLNDLVLSLSCRKNLEERILGRLNHENIGFHGKTYTWCNNRGGKANVKERLDRGIVSSDWRTSFDQARMVHLSNACSNHIPILLSQEPISESLNEEKLMQWELNKWSKRAEILWKQKSRELWLVAGNRNSKFFHALTMANRRTIFIPSLKDSRGVWRESREEINSLLIEEFTNLYKADQIRRSERLGEFILCCILRKQNTAVEAIPSDREIWTVVKNMNQTKAQGPDGMPALFFQKY
- the LOC107404463 gene encoding small ribosomal subunit protein uS14z/uS14y/uS14x; the protein is MGHSNVWNSHPKNYGPGSRTCRVCGNPHGLIRKYGIMCCRQCFRSNAKEIGFIKYR